One Methanolobus sp. WCC4 DNA segment encodes these proteins:
- a CDS encoding dihydrolipoyl dehydrogenase, with the protein MKEYDLIVIGSGSGMNYIGAILDADPDMKVALIDKDEPGGICLTRGCIPSKMLLYPAELVRNIGKAGNFGIKASIENIDFKAVMERMRTSISADIESIRHSYTHLQRMDFYNEAAEFVSPYTMKVGDETITAKMIFLCTGSKPSIPPVKGLDEVDHLTSDDVLKLEELPESIAIIGGGYIAAEYGHFFSSMGSKVTIIGRNPRIIPEEESEVSVLAKRMMSEYMDILTNYEVVEVSSSPEGKTVIAKDRETGEEKEITASAILVATGRSPNTDILKPGVGGIETDERGWIKVNEYLETSMENVWAFGDANGTYLFKHVANHESTVVYYNAILKKKMKADYHAVPYAVFSHPEIAGVGMTERRAVEEYGEDNIVMGLYRFQETAKGVAMSLGDEFVKVIFEAQTQRILGAHIIGPEASVLIHEIIPLMYTESQDAGPIMYAMDIHPSLSEIIKRAFYSRVSPMEYHMIMQAYGLEEAEQ; encoded by the coding sequence ATGAAGGAATATGATCTTATTGTAATAGGCTCAGGGTCGGGGATGAACTATATCGGTGCAATACTGGATGCAGATCCTGATATGAAAGTTGCGCTGATCGACAAGGATGAACCAGGTGGCATATGCCTTACCAGGGGCTGCATACCATCAAAGATGCTTCTCTATCCTGCAGAACTTGTCAGGAATATAGGAAAGGCAGGTAATTTTGGTATCAAGGCCTCAATTGAGAACATAGATTTCAAGGCAGTAATGGAAAGGATGCGAACCTCCATATCAGCAGACATTGAAAGCATCAGGCATAGTTACACTCATCTCCAGAGAATGGATTTCTATAACGAGGCTGCAGAATTCGTCTCTCCCTACACCATGAAGGTTGGCGATGAGACAATAACAGCTAAGATGATCTTCCTGTGTACAGGCTCAAAGCCTTCTATCCCTCCGGTCAAAGGACTGGATGAGGTGGATCACCTTACAAGTGATGATGTGCTCAAACTGGAAGAACTCCCGGAGAGCATCGCTATCATCGGAGGAGGCTATATAGCAGCCGAATACGGTCATTTCTTTTCCTCCATGGGCTCAAAGGTGACCATCATCGGGAGGAATCCTAGGATAATTCCTGAAGAGGAATCGGAAGTATCGGTCCTTGCAAAGAGGATGATGTCAGAGTATATGGATATCCTCACCAACTACGAGGTTGTTGAAGTCAGTTCATCACCAGAGGGCAAGACGGTGATCGCAAAGGACCGCGAGACTGGTGAGGAAAAGGAGATAACTGCGTCTGCAATACTGGTTGCAACTGGCAGGAGTCCTAATACGGACATCCTCAAACCTGGGGTAGGAGGCATTGAGACCGACGAACGTGGGTGGATAAAGGTAAATGAATACCTTGAAACCTCAATGGAGAATGTATGGGCATTCGGTGATGCCAATGGAACGTACCTTTTCAAGCATGTGGCCAATCATGAGTCAACTGTCGTGTACTATAATGCCATATTGAAGAAGAAGATGAAAGCGGACTACCATGCGGTTCCTTATGCGGTATTCTCACACCCTGAGATCGCAGGAGTGGGAATGACAGAAAGACGGGCAGTGGAAGAATATGGTGAAGATAATATAGTCATGGGTCTCTACCGTTTCCAGGAGACTGCAAAAGGCGTGGCAATGTCCCTGGGTGATGAGTTCGTGAAGGTCATCTTCGAAGCTCAGACGCAGAGGATCCTTGGTGCACATATAATAGGACCCGAAGCTTCAGTGCTTATTCATGAGATAATCCCTCTAATGTACACCGAAAGTCAGGATGCAGGTCCGATAATGTATGCAATGGACATTCATCCATCACTTAGCGAGATCATAAAAAGAGCGTTCTATTCAAGGGTGTCGCCAATGGAGTATCATATGATAATGCAGGCCTACGGGCTGGAAGAGGCAGAACAATAG
- a CDS encoding 2-isopropylmalate synthase — protein MDKHKTIFDTTLRDGEQTPGVSLTNDQKLKIARQLDKLGVDVIEAGFPVSSEGEKQNVKAIASEGLSLDVCGLARVLTKDLDACIDCNVDMVHTFVSTSDIQRIHTIKKSREEVLSMAVNAVEHIKDHGAKCMFSAMDATRTDLDYLIEVYEAVEGAGCDIINVPDTVGVMSPSSMYELVRNIDAHVNIPIDVHCHNDFGIAVANSLMAAEAGASQIQCTINGIGERAGNANLAEVVMSLHSIYGAKTNINTEYLLETAKMVESYTGIHMPANTPIVGDNAFAHESGIHTHGVLEKSDTFEPGIMTPEMVGHKRRIVVGKHAGRHAVKKSLEDMGIETNDEQLDEILSQIKDIANKGKRVCDADLHAVASSVLGRNLGSETIVLKEFSVMTGNLITPTAVVRATIGDQEAIASNYGVGPVDATLRAVEEMIGGYTKVKVRDFALEAITGGSDALAEVTISVEDGEGHVSSAQSASTDIATASVDALIAAINLLLDQKKTRGME, from the coding sequence ATAGATAAACACAAGACTATTTTTGACACGACACTACGCGACGGTGAACAGACACCTGGCGTATCACTCACCAACGATCAGAAGCTCAAGATCGCCCGTCAACTGGACAAACTTGGGGTGGATGTGATCGAAGCTGGTTTCCCGGTCTCTTCGGAAGGCGAAAAGCAAAATGTAAAAGCCATAGCCAGCGAAGGACTGAGTCTCGATGTCTGTGGTCTTGCCCGCGTCCTTACCAAAGATCTGGATGCATGTATAGATTGTAATGTCGATATGGTACACACCTTTGTATCAACCTCTGATATCCAGAGGATACATACTATAAAGAAGAGCAGGGAAGAAGTGCTCTCAATGGCAGTGAATGCCGTTGAACACATCAAGGACCATGGCGCTAAATGCATGTTCTCAGCAATGGATGCCACAAGGACCGACCTTGACTATCTTATAGAAGTGTACGAGGCCGTAGAAGGAGCTGGCTGTGACATAATAAACGTACCTGATACAGTAGGCGTAATGTCACCATCCTCCATGTACGAGCTTGTAAGGAATATCGACGCTCACGTGAACATACCTATCGATGTCCATTGTCACAATGACTTCGGAATAGCAGTTGCTAACAGCCTTATGGCAGCAGAAGCCGGAGCAAGCCAGATACAGTGTACAATAAACGGAATCGGAGAACGCGCAGGTAACGCAAACCTTGCTGAGGTGGTGATGAGTCTGCATTCCATATATGGAGCAAAGACGAACATCAATACCGAATACCTGCTTGAGACCGCAAAGATGGTGGAAAGCTACACCGGCATACACATGCCTGCAAACACACCAATTGTGGGTGACAACGCATTTGCCCACGAATCCGGAATACACACCCATGGAGTGCTTGAAAAGTCCGACACCTTCGAACCCGGCATCATGACCCCTGAAATGGTGGGCCACAAGCGCCGCATAGTTGTAGGAAAACATGCAGGAAGGCATGCGGTCAAGAAGTCCCTTGAGGACATGGGAATCGAGACGAACGATGAACAACTTGATGAGATCCTGTCCCAGATAAAGGACATAGCTAACAAAGGCAAGCGTGTATGCGATGCTGACCTTCACGCAGTCGCATCATCAGTCCTTGGAAGGAACCTCGGAAGCGAGACCATCGTCCTGAAAGAGTTCTCGGTCATGACAGGCAACCTCATAACGCCAACAGCTGTGGTCAGAGCCACCATAGGAGACCAGGAAGCGATTGCCTCCAACTATGGAGTAGGACCCGTTGACGCAACCCTCAGGGCTGTCGAGGAGATGATCGGCGGATACACAAAGGTCAAGGTACGTGATTTTGCCCTTGAGGCCATAACCGGCGGAAGTGATGCACTTGCAGAAGTAACCATATCCGTTGAGGATGGAGAAGGGCACGTATCCAGTGCACAATCTGCAAGCACGGATATCGCAACCGCATCCGTGGACGCACTTATAGCAGCTATCAACCTGCTTCTTGATCAGAAGAAGACCAGGGGAATGGAATAG
- a CDS encoding TatD family hydrolase, which translates to MNYEVIDSHCHLDFPKFNRDRHETIERARSSGVVAMINSGIDYRTNAESLELAKKYEFIHATLGLSPQMVPDANEEKLKQILAQIERNVDRAVGIGEAGLDFYYCTTNAGRKRQEDIFRKVIDIADRYNKTLVIHGRDGEDLALEMTTDLDRVVFHCYGGSLETMKNIVDAGHYVSVPTLVCFSEQHKAIAKNLSLEHMLIETDSPYLSPRKGRNEPAFVLDSVPIIAGLKGMDENDVAMATVQNTRRAFGL; encoded by the coding sequence ATGAACTACGAAGTAATTGATTCTCATTGCCACCTGGACTTCCCGAAGTTCAACAGGGACAGGCATGAGACAATTGAAAGGGCAAGAAGCAGCGGCGTGGTCGCAATGATCAACTCCGGCATAGACTACAGGACCAATGCCGAATCCCTTGAACTCGCTAAGAAGTACGAGTTCATCCACGCCACCCTCGGGCTCAGCCCCCAGATGGTACCTGATGCCAATGAAGAGAAGCTAAAACAGATACTGGCACAGATAGAACGCAACGTCGACAGGGCAGTGGGAATAGGTGAAGCAGGCCTGGACTTCTATTACTGTACAACGAATGCCGGAAGGAAAAGACAGGAAGATATATTCAGGAAGGTCATCGATATCGCCGACAGGTACAACAAGACCCTTGTGATACATGGCAGGGATGGCGAGGACCTTGCACTGGAAATGACAACGGATCTCGACAGGGTGGTCTTTCACTGCTACGGAGGATCACTGGAGACAATGAAGAACATAGTCGATGCAGGACACTACGTATCAGTGCCAACACTTGTCTGTTTCTCAGAGCAGCATAAGGCAATAGCAAAGAACCTCTCCCTTGAACACATGCTAATAGAGACCGACAGTCCTTACCTCTCACCGAGGAAAGGCAGGAATGAACCGGCTTTCGTCCTTGATTCCGTCCCCATTATAGCAGGATTGAAAGGAATGGATGAGAACGATGTCGCAATGGCGACAGTACAAAATACACGCAGGGCATTTGGGCTCTGA
- a CDS encoding MBL fold metallo-hydrolase, with the protein MQVKHFNIGLYDANSYLINGKILIDTGMSTEGLITAISENIDIKDLELIILTHCHYDHTASAQAIADMSDAKIAIHKDDAPLLKNDRVSASAMFGYKAPEIEPDMLLDEGDRIPIGEDEELEVIHTPGHTPGGICLYEAKSRSLFSGDTVFPNGSIGRTDFEGGSRSQLTGSINKLIQLDVNTLYPGHGEVTSDDVNRQIGLSLKMSKSILF; encoded by the coding sequence ATGCAGGTCAAACACTTCAACATCGGCCTTTACGATGCCAATTCATACCTCATCAACGGGAAGATACTGATAGACACAGGAATGAGCACAGAAGGACTCATCACTGCCATCTCAGAGAATATAGATATCAAGGACCTTGAACTCATAATACTCACACACTGTCACTACGACCACACGGCATCAGCACAGGCAATTGCTGACATGAGCGATGCAAAGATAGCGATTCACAAGGATGACGCACCACTCCTGAAAAATGACAGGGTAAGCGCCTCAGCGATGTTCGGATACAAGGCACCGGAGATCGAACCTGACATGTTACTTGATGAAGGTGACAGGATCCCCATAGGCGAAGATGAGGAACTGGAAGTCATTCACACACCAGGACACACACCAGGAGGGATATGCCTTTACGAAGCAAAGTCCAGAAGCCTTTTTTCAGGGGATACGGTGTTCCCGAACGGAAGCATTGGAAGAACCGATTTTGAAGGCGGTAGCCGTTCACAGTTGACGGGATCCATAAACAAGCTCATACAACTCGATGTCAATACACTTTACCCCGGACATGGAGAAGTGACATCCGATGATGTTAACAGGCAGATAGGACTTTCCCTGAAGATGTCCAAAAGCATACTTTTCTAA
- a CDS encoding YgiQ family radical SAM protein, whose product MSLEEAKKKGWDELDVIIVTGDAYVDHPGFGTSIVGRVLEDAGYRVGVISQPKWDDVEDFKKLGKPRLFFAISAGNTDSMVSNYTPSKRLRHDDAYSPGNKPGLRPNRATLVYSNRLREAYPDVPRIIGGIEASLRRFAQYDYWSDKVRQSILADAPADLLVYGMGELQIREIADRLDKGEPVSGINDIDGTVWKTDIKTWKAKREEILKDRIEIAPYVEVSKDKELYAKTFKTVYQEQDHIRGHDIIQVHPKTVIIQNKPMRPLTTEELDHVYELPFTRETHPSYKEKVPALDMVKFSINTHRGCFGACSFCAIALHQGRMIRSRSIESILREAEGFREMKGFKGTINGLGGPSANMYGMDCKNWEEKGVCKNKVCIYPKACPSLDTSHKKLIELMRSLRELPGIKKVFVGYGVRYDLALLDEEYMEELCAHHVSGQLKVAPEHYTDHVTDVMKKPDREIFEKFEQKYNEINKKLGKDQYLVAFLMSSHPGCTLKDMIDTAEYIRDTGRYTRQVQDFTPTPMTSATCMFHTGIDPFSGKKIYVATSPKEKSIQRAMLHYKEPGNYNLVYEGLKRADRLDLVGNSWNCLISRKKGGKRGW is encoded by the coding sequence ATGAGCCTCGAAGAAGCAAAGAAGAAAGGCTGGGATGAACTTGATGTTATCATAGTCACAGGCGATGCCTATGTGGACCACCCCGGATTCGGTACAAGCATTGTAGGCAGGGTGCTTGAGGATGCAGGATACAGAGTAGGGGTCATATCCCAGCCAAAGTGGGATGACGTTGAGGATTTCAAGAAACTCGGAAAGCCACGTCTCTTCTTCGCCATAAGTGCAGGCAACACCGACTCCATGGTCAGCAACTACACTCCATCAAAGAGGCTGCGCCATGATGATGCATACTCCCCCGGAAATAAGCCGGGACTTCGCCCTAACAGGGCCACACTGGTCTATTCCAACCGCCTGAGAGAAGCATACCCCGACGTACCCCGGATAATCGGAGGTATTGAAGCCTCCCTGCGCCGCTTTGCCCAATATGATTACTGGTCCGACAAGGTTCGCCAGTCCATCCTTGCAGATGCCCCGGCAGACCTCCTTGTTTACGGCATGGGAGAACTCCAGATACGGGAGATTGCAGACAGACTTGACAAAGGAGAGCCTGTTTCCGGAATAAATGATATCGACGGAACCGTCTGGAAAACAGACATTAAGACATGGAAAGCCAAACGAGAAGAGATCCTAAAGGACCGTATAGAGATCGCACCATACGTTGAAGTCTCAAAGGACAAGGAACTCTATGCAAAGACATTCAAAACAGTCTATCAGGAGCAGGACCACATAAGAGGGCACGACATAATACAGGTGCATCCAAAGACCGTCATCATCCAGAACAAGCCCATGCGCCCCCTGACAACTGAGGAACTGGACCATGTCTATGAACTTCCATTCACCCGCGAGACACATCCTTCATACAAAGAGAAGGTACCTGCTCTTGACATGGTGAAGTTCTCCATCAACACCCACAGAGGATGTTTTGGAGCATGCTCTTTCTGTGCCATTGCCCTGCATCAGGGAAGAATGATACGCAGTCGCAGCATCGAGTCCATACTCAGGGAAGCTGAAGGCTTCAGGGAAATGAAAGGGTTCAAAGGCACGATCAACGGACTTGGCGGCCCTTCTGCCAATATGTACGGAATGGACTGCAAGAACTGGGAAGAGAAGGGAGTCTGTAAAAACAAGGTCTGTATCTATCCAAAAGCGTGCCCTTCACTTGACACCAGCCACAAGAAGCTCATCGAACTCATGCGAAGTCTCAGAGAACTGCCCGGTATCAAAAAGGTATTCGTTGGTTACGGAGTGCGTTACGATCTTGCTCTACTTGATGAGGAGTACATGGAAGAACTATGCGCCCATCATGTCAGCGGACAATTGAAGGTCGCACCGGAACATTACACCGACCATGTGACCGATGTAATGAAAAAACCTGACAGGGAGATCTTCGAGAAATTCGAGCAGAAATACAATGAGATCAACAAGAAGCTCGGCAAGGACCAGTACCTTGTGGCGTTCCTGATGTCCAGCCACCCCGGATGTACCCTTAAGGACATGATCGATACCGCCGAATACATCAGAGATACAGGCAGGTACACACGACAGGTACAGGACTTCACACCAACTCCCATGACATCTGCAACGTGTATGTTCCACACAGGAATTGATCCCTTCTCCGGGAAGAAGATATACGTGGCAACCTCACCCAAGGAAAAGAGCATTCAGAGAGCAATGTTGCACTACAAGGAACCCGGAAACTACAACCTTGTTTACGAGGGATTGAAACGTGCAGACAGACTTGACCTTGTAGGTAATTCATGGAACTGCCTTATCAGCAGGAAAAAAGGTGGAAAAAGAGGCTGGTGA
- a CDS encoding heterodisulfide reductase-related iron-sulfur binding cluster, with protein sequence MMNDSDMRSILKCVRCGTCRSVCPVFDVSGWESSSSRGRMLVAHGLAQGMEADESVFDSINTCTTCGLCEQMCPSGASPVKVIENVRHKLVLQGKMTDAQKLLRAEALEKGNPLGEVKDRMAWLGDSKDELPEKADYVFFAGCLASYRYPEITKKTFDILKKFGVTALKEEVCCGSPLLRTGSDPAELVSKNLEQIRKTGAHTIITGCAGCFTTLKNDYPDNIEVVHVTEFLADRLAEMDLKKLDLKVTYHDPCHLGRCNGVFDAPREIIKSICYLEEMKSNREKSKCCGAGGGVLKGYPELSLELSKNRVEEIPKDVDYLVTACPLCRTNLKRGGPRVEVLDVIDLLEMAMG encoded by the coding sequence ATGATGAACGATTCAGATATGCGTTCAATACTGAAATGTGTACGCTGTGGAACATGCCGGTCTGTATGTCCGGTCTTTGATGTCAGCGGTTGGGAATCCTCCAGTTCAAGGGGACGCATGCTTGTGGCCCATGGACTCGCCCAGGGTATGGAAGCCGATGAAAGTGTTTTTGACAGCATCAACACCTGTACTACATGCGGACTGTGTGAGCAGATGTGTCCTTCAGGTGCATCTCCGGTAAAGGTCATAGAGAATGTCAGGCACAAGCTTGTACTACAGGGTAAGATGACCGATGCCCAGAAGCTCCTGCGTGCCGAAGCTCTTGAAAAGGGCAATCCTCTCGGAGAAGTAAAGGACAGGATGGCATGGCTCGGTGATTCTAAGGATGAGCTGCCGGAAAAGGCAGACTATGTGTTCTTTGCAGGCTGCCTTGCTTCATACAGGTATCCCGAGATCACGAAAAAGACCTTTGATATACTGAAGAAGTTCGGTGTTACAGCTCTTAAGGAAGAAGTATGCTGTGGTTCCCCTCTTCTGAGAACCGGTTCTGACCCAGCTGAACTGGTGTCAAAGAACCTGGAGCAGATCAGGAAGACCGGTGCCCACACTATAATAACCGGTTGTGCGGGATGCTTCACCACACTGAAGAACGATTATCCGGATAACATAGAGGTAGTCCATGTGACCGAGTTCCTTGCTGATCGTCTTGCTGAGATGGATTTGAAGAAACTGGACCTGAAAGTTACCTATCACGACCCATGTCACCTTGGAAGGTGCAATGGTGTATTCGATGCACCAAGGGAGATAATCAAGTCCATATGCTACCTTGAGGAAATGAAGAGCAACAGGGAAAAGTCAAAATGCTGTGGAGCAGGTGGCGGAGTTCTCAAAGGTTATCCTGAACTATCACTTGAGCTTTCAAAGAACAGGGTCGAAGAGATCCCAAAGGATGTCGACTATCTGGTAACCGCATGTCCTCTGTGCCGCACCAACCTCAAACGTGGTGGCCCGAGGGTTGAGGTCCTGGATGTTATCGACCTGCTGGAAATGGCTATGGGATAG
- a CDS encoding FAD-linked oxidase C-terminal domain-containing protein yields the protein MQRSELLKKLQDIVGDERVSASAAELYCYSCDASQVRGMPDYVVRPASTEQISKIVSLANEKEIPVTARGAGTGLAGGAVPVEGGIVLDMSSMNRILEMDLDNLQVTIEPGIVQEKLNDALEPYGFFFPPDPGSSAMCTLGGLIANNGSGMRSVKYGTTRNYVLGLEVVMADGTVINTGTKVTKSVAGYSLTDLFVGSEGTLGIITKAILKVRALPKERSVLLASFEDPELAGKAVVKVLSSGIVPSACEILDRNIIEAINTYDPNIGLPKAGAILMFEVDGTEDTVREGIEMIKDACSNLATSIRAASDKKERDEIWAARRLVGAAVSRLDPLRTRVYVGEDVGVPIKELPGMLHKVSEISKEFDLPIMTYGHIGDGNLHTGMCIDVLSDEEWAKLTKAADKIHRTAISVGGTVTAEHGVGSARSEYLELELGKGLDVMILIKKALDPKGILNPGKMGV from the coding sequence ATGCAAAGATCCGAGTTACTTAAAAAGCTGCAGGATATTGTGGGAGACGAAAGGGTTTCCGCATCAGCAGCAGAGCTTTATTGTTATTCATGTGACGCCTCTCAGGTGAGGGGCATGCCTGATTATGTTGTCAGGCCTGCAAGTACTGAACAGATATCGAAGATAGTCAGTCTTGCGAACGAAAAAGAGATCCCTGTGACAGCAAGGGGTGCAGGTACCGGCCTGGCTGGCGGTGCTGTTCCTGTGGAAGGCGGTATCGTACTTGATATGTCATCCATGAACAGGATACTTGAGATGGACCTTGATAATCTTCAGGTTACCATCGAACCGGGAATAGTCCAGGAAAAACTGAACGATGCACTTGAACCATATGGTTTCTTCTTCCCTCCTGACCCGGGAAGTTCCGCAATGTGCACCCTGGGAGGACTTATCGCTAATAACGGAAGCGGAATGAGGTCTGTGAAATACGGCACCACCAGGAACTATGTACTGGGTCTTGAGGTCGTCATGGCGGACGGCACCGTGATCAATACAGGTACAAAGGTCACAAAATCAGTTGCAGGTTATTCACTTACAGACCTTTTCGTGGGTTCAGAAGGAACCCTTGGTATAATTACAAAGGCTATACTGAAGGTAAGGGCGCTTCCGAAAGAACGTTCTGTGTTGCTTGCATCTTTCGAGGATCCTGAACTTGCAGGAAAGGCAGTGGTAAAGGTCCTGTCATCAGGAATAGTTCCTTCCGCATGTGAGATCCTTGACAGGAACATCATAGAGGCCATCAACACCTACGATCCTAACATCGGTTTGCCAAAGGCCGGTGCTATACTGATGTTCGAGGTGGACGGGACAGAGGACACGGTCCGCGAAGGTATAGAGATGATAAAGGATGCATGCAGCAACCTTGCAACAAGCATCAGGGCAGCCTCAGATAAGAAAGAAAGGGATGAGATATGGGCTGCAAGAAGACTTGTAGGGGCAGCAGTCTCAAGGCTTGACCCTCTCCGAACCCGTGTATATGTCGGTGAGGATGTCGGTGTCCCGATCAAGGAACTGCCGGGAATGCTGCACAAGGTCAGTGAGATCTCTAAGGAGTTCGATCTTCCTATCATGACGTACGGACACATCGGTGACGGGAACCTCCACACCGGGATGTGTATCGATGTGCTCAGTGATGAGGAATGGGCTAAACTGACAAAAGCCGCAGACAAGATCCACCGCACAGCTATAAGTGTCGGCGGGACGGTCACAGCCGAGCATGGGGTCGGCAGTGCAAGGTCAGAGTATCTTGAACTTGAACTGGGCAAAGGCCTTGATGTAATGATATTGATAAAGAAGGCACTTGACCCCAAAGGGATACTTAATCCCGGGAAGATGGGGGTCTGA
- the arcS gene encoding archaeosine synthase subunit alpha translates to MTQYFEVEQRDGAARIGKLMLKETIRTPYILDTRSLGSSESPIIDSGSLWKYADREEAEKKLTELRERAGDDALIILPHQDLTPDAPRDLAMKLAESSEFTSTGATGTIYIPGQEVKEHDLYVMEGAGCFENNARTFLNTLIGMRDTVASDTAIYAPNICTPENLALLVYLGVDVLDNTRAIIAAHNDIFLTTAGQFYLDSLSELPCRCSACSSTSASDLMKMDKKSRAKIVEQHNIDTMEAEAALVREKIRKGMLREYIEGQCRVHPWLTALMRLADAEYEYMESKAPIARKGALIATCGESQNRVEIVRFAKRIQERYTPPETDILLLLPCSAKKPYSTSNSHWKFINALGKNRKFVHEVIITSPLGIVPRELELTYPAAHYDTTVTGYWDAEEREWVASCLENYLLQHRYTSIVAHVEDAYRQICEMVAEKLGIDIIYTSLGNVTSQESLKKLSTTISELATGRKRSHMQTQKDLMKAVADYQFGKGSGQILVPEDSTIKGPFPKHQVFVGKKQLITLIPQYGTLAITIDGARAIMEQDRGNHIVEIDDFVPRGSLLAPGITDADPSIRPNDEVLIRGKKAIAVGRANMNGDEMRRSHRGVAIDLRHVKKIE, encoded by the coding sequence ATGACACAATACTTTGAGGTAGAGCAGCGGGATGGCGCTGCAAGGATAGGGAAACTCATGTTAAAAGAGACTATCCGGACCCCTTACATATTAGATACAAGAAGCCTTGGTTCCTCTGAGAGCCCCATAATAGATAGCGGTTCACTATGGAAATATGCAGACAGAGAAGAAGCTGAGAAGAAGCTGACAGAGCTCCGGGAAAGAGCCGGTGATGATGCATTGATAATCCTCCCTCATCAGGACCTCACCCCTGATGCGCCACGTGACCTTGCAATGAAGCTTGCAGAAAGTTCAGAGTTTACAAGCACCGGAGCCACAGGGACCATATACATTCCCGGGCAGGAAGTAAAGGAACACGACCTCTATGTAATGGAGGGAGCAGGCTGCTTCGAGAACAATGCAAGGACCTTTCTCAATACACTGATCGGAATGAGAGATACGGTAGCATCCGATACAGCCATCTATGCACCTAACATATGCACCCCTGAGAACCTTGCACTGCTCGTTTACCTTGGCGTTGATGTCCTTGACAATACAAGAGCGATCATCGCGGCACACAATGATATATTCCTCACCACAGCAGGACAGTTCTACCTGGACTCACTGTCAGAACTCCCGTGCAGATGCAGCGCCTGCTCATCAACAAGTGCATCAGATCTCATGAAGATGGATAAGAAGAGCAGGGCAAAGATAGTTGAACAGCACAATATCGATACGATGGAAGCAGAAGCAGCCCTTGTCAGGGAAAAGATACGCAAGGGAATGCTGCGTGAGTACATCGAAGGACAATGCAGGGTCCATCCCTGGCTTACTGCCCTTATGAGACTTGCAGATGCCGAGTATGAATATATGGAAAGCAAGGCGCCTATCGCAAGGAAAGGGGCGCTTATCGCAACCTGCGGTGAATCACAGAACAGGGTCGAGATCGTCAGGTTCGCAAAAAGGATACAGGAAAGATATACTCCACCGGAAACCGATATCCTGTTACTTCTTCCGTGTTCTGCTAAAAAACCATATTCCACATCGAATTCCCACTGGAAGTTCATCAATGCCCTTGGGAAGAACAGGAAATTCGTCCACGAAGTGATAATCACATCACCTCTGGGAATCGTGCCCAGAGAGCTTGAACTTACATATCCTGCAGCACACTACGATACTACCGTAACGGGATACTGGGATGCCGAAGAGAGAGAATGGGTGGCATCCTGCCTTGAGAACTACCTGTTACAGCATAGATACACGTCAATAGTTGCACATGTAGAGGATGCCTACCGCCAGATATGTGAGATGGTGGCAGAGAAACTTGGCATAGATATAATATATACCAGCCTTGGTAATGTGACATCACAGGAGTCGCTGAAGAAGCTCAGCACCACCATATCCGAACTCGCCACCGGGAGGAAACGCAGCCACATGCAGACCCAGAAGGATCTCATGAAAGCAGTCGCAGATTATCAGTTCGGGAAAGGCTCAGGCCAGATACTCGTGCCTGAAGATTCGACCATAAAAGGACCCTTCCCAAAGCATCAGGTGTTCGTCGGAAAGAAGCAGCTCATCACACTTATACCACAATACGGAACCCTTGCGATCACCATTGATGGTGCCAGGGCAATTATGGAACAGGACCGTGGAAATCACATAGTGGAGATCGATGATTTTGTTCCACGTGGCTCTTTACTTGCACCGGGAATTACAGATGCCGACCCATCGATAAGACCTAACGATGAGGTGCTCATACGTGGAAAGAAGGCAATCGCAGTTGGTAGAGCAAACATGAACGGAGATGAGATGAGAAGATCTCACCGCGGGGTTGCGATCGACCTTCGTCATGTAAAGAAGATAGAATGA